Within the bacterium genome, the region GCGGTGCTGGCCGGACTGGAGGCGCTGGGCATTCCCTTCGAGCGCAACTCTCGGCTGGTGCGGGGGCTGGACTACTACCGGCGCACCGCTTTCGAACTGGCCTCCGATGCGCTCGACGGCGCCCAGGACGCAGTCGGCGGCGGCGGTCGCTACGACGGTCTGGTGGCCGATCTGGGCGGTCCCGAGGTACCGGGCGTGGGCTTCGCGCTCGGCGTGGATCGCCTGCTGCTGGCCTGCGACGCCGAGGACACCTTCCCGGCGCCCTCGGGAGCGGCGGAGGTGTTCGTGGTGGACGTGACCGGCGGTCGGGAGGCCACGCTGCTGGCCGAGGAGTTGCGCCGGGCAGGCGTCCGGGTGGAGCGGGCCTTCGACGGCCGCTCCATGAAGGCGCAGATGAAGGCGGCGGACCGTTCCGGGGCGCGCTGGGCGCTGCTGGTCGGTCCCGACGAGTTGGCCGGCGGGGTGGTGTCGCTGCGCCGGATGCGCGGCCACGAGGCCGCGGAGGTGCCGGCGTCGGTCCAGCGGCGGATCCCCCGCGCCGACGTCGCGGCCGAGTTGGCCCGGCTGCTGGCCGGGGGCGCCGCAGAGGGGAGCGCGCCGTGAACGAGGCGAGAGGCATGCGGACCCGCTACTGCGGCGAGCTCGGCGCCGCTGACGCCGGCAGTCCCGTCGTCGTCTGCGGCTGGGTGGACCGGCGCCGCACCCACGGCGAGCATCTGGCCTTCCTGGACGTGCGGGACCACACGGGCGTCGTGCAGTGCGTCGTGGACGAGCGCATCGACGCCCGCAGCGAGTACGTCGTGCGCATCGCGGGGATCGTGCGGGAGCGGCCCGAGGGCACGGCCAACCCGGCGCTGTCCACCGGCGAGGTGGAGATCGGCGACTGCAGCACCGAGATCCTCAAGCGGGCCGAGCCGATGCCCATCCCGCTGCACGGCGACGTGGACGAGAACCTCCGACTGCGCTACCGCTACCTGGACCTCCGCCGGGCGCGCATGCAGCGCAACCTGCGCATCCGGGCTCGGGTCAACGCCGCCATCCGGGAGGCCATGGACGCGCAGGGATTCGTGGAGATCGAGACGCCGATGCTCGTGGCCTCCACCCCCGAGGGGGCGCGGGACTTCGTGGTGCCCTCCCGGCTGCACCCGGGCGACTTCTACGCCCTGCCGCAGAGCCCGCAGCTCTTCAAGCAGCTCTGCATGGTGGGCGGCCTCGACCGCTACTACCAGATCGCCCGCTGCCTGCGCGACGAGGACCTGCGGGCGGACCGGCAGTTCGAGTTCATGCAGCTCGACGCCGAGGCCGCCTTCGTGGGCGCCGATGAGGTCCTCGACTTCATCACCACCGCCGTCAGCCACACGGTGGACGTGGTGACCGGCTCCCCCTTGGGCGAGGTGCCGATCATCACCTGGAACGATGCCATGGAGCGCTACGGCAGCGACAAGCCCGACACCCGCTTCGGCATGGAGTTGATCGACTGCACCGACCTGTTCGCTGCAACGCAGGCGCGGGTCTTCCAGGTGCCGTGCGTCAAGGGCATCACGGTCGCCGGGGGGGCCGACATGGGCCGCAACCGGATCGATGAGCTGACCGCCGCCTGCAAACGCTGGGGGGCCAAGGGTCTGGCGTGGTTCAGGATCGGTGAGGCCGGCGAGGACGGTGCGCTGGCCCTCGACGGGGCGCTCAGCAAGTTCATGTCGCCCGAGGAGCAGGCGGCTCTGCCGCAGCGGCTGGAAGCCGCACCCGGCGACATGATCATGCTCATCGCGGATGAGCGGCGAGTGGCGAACCGGGTGCTGGGCCTGCTGCGCTTGGAGCTGGGGCGCCCGCCGGTGGCCGAGGGCGGCTTGGCGCCGCTGTGGGTCGTGGACTTCCCGCTGTTCGAGGACATCGACGAGGAGGGGAACCCGCAACCCGCCCACCACCCGTTCACGATGCCGCATCCCGACGATCTGGACTACCTCGTGCGGGGCGGCGGCGAATCGCTGCTGCGGGTGCGGTCTCAGGCCTACGACCTGGTGATCAACGGCTGGGAGCTGGGCTCGGGCAGCGTGCGGATCCACGACGCCGACATTCAGAGGCAGGTTTTCGCCACCCTCGGCATCGACGCGGACGAGGCCGAGCGCCGCTTCGGCTTCCTGCTGGAGGCCTTCGGCTACGGGGCGCCGCCGCATGCCGGGTTCGCCTTCGGCATCGACCGGCTGGCGGCGCTGCTGGCGGGCGAGGAGAACATCCGCGAGGTGATCGCGTTCCCGAAGACCCAATCGGGTGCCGACCCGCTGACGAGCGCGCCGGGTCCCGTCGAGCCTGCCCACTTGGCCGAACTCGGCCTTCGCCTCCGCCCCTCCTGAGGGCGCCGGCCTGTATGACCGGCGAATCTTCAGCAGACTCGTAGCCGATGGCCGACAGTCTGTTCGCCGACCGGGCCCGCCGCGAGGGGATACGCCGCCAACCCCTGGCGGCCCGCTTGCGTCCCCGGACCCTGGACGGGATCGTCGGCCAGGACCACCTGCTGGGTCCGGGCGCCCCGCTACGCCTGCTCATCGAGGCCGACAGGGTGTCGTCGCTGGTGCTCTGGGGACCGGCCGGCACCGGCAAGACGACGATCGCCGAGGTCATCGCCGCCAGCACCGCCAAAGCGTTTGTCGCCCGCAGCGCCGTTTCCGCCACCGTCAAGGATGTCCGCGCCGAGTTGGCTGCGGCCACCCAGCGCCTGGGCGAACACGGACAGGGCACCATCCTGTTCCTCGACGAGGTGCACCGCTTCAACAAGGCGCAGCAGGACGCCCTGCTGCCGGCGGTGGAGTCCGGGCTGATCGTGCTCGTGGGGGCGACCACGGAGAACCCCTACTTCGAGGTGAACCCGCCGCTGCTGTCACGCTCGACGCTTTTCCGGTTGCACCCCCTCGACGATGAGGCCCTGGGCGTGCTGCTGCAGCGGGGCCTGGAGGCGACAGGTGCGGGCGCCGCCCCCGACGCCTTGGAGCACCTCGTGACGCGGGCGGGGGGCGACGGGCGGGCCGCCCTGGGTGCCCTGGAGGTGGCCGTCGCCCTCGCCGGCGAGCGCGCCGAGCCACCCGAGGTGCGCCTTGCCGACGCCGAGGCGGCGGTCGACGCCGCCGCCATGGGGTACGGCATCGACGACCACTACGACGTGGCGAGCGCCT harbors:
- the aspS gene encoding aspartate--tRNA ligase, giving the protein MRTRYCGELGAADAGSPVVVCGWVDRRRTHGEHLAFLDVRDHTGVVQCVVDERIDARSEYVVRIAGIVRERPEGTANPALSTGEVEIGDCSTEILKRAEPMPIPLHGDVDENLRLRYRYLDLRRARMQRNLRIRARVNAAIREAMDAQGFVEIETPMLVASTPEGARDFVVPSRLHPGDFYALPQSPQLFKQLCMVGGLDRYYQIARCLRDEDLRADRQFEFMQLDAEAAFVGADEVLDFITTAVSHTVDVVTGSPLGEVPIITWNDAMERYGSDKPDTRFGMELIDCTDLFAATQARVFQVPCVKGITVAGGADMGRNRIDELTAACKRWGAKGLAWFRIGEAGEDGALALDGALSKFMSPEEQAALPQRLEAAPGDMIMLIADERRVANRVLGLLRLELGRPPVAEGGLAPLWVVDFPLFEDIDEEGNPQPAHHPFTMPHPDDLDYLVRGGGESLLRVRSQAYDLVINGWELGSGSVRIHDADIQRQVFATLGIDADEAERRFGFLLEAFGYGAPPHAGFAFGIDRLAALLAGEENIREVIAFPKTQSGADPLTSAPGPVEPAHLAELGLRLRPS
- a CDS encoding replication-associated recombination protein A, whose translation is MADSLFADRARREGIRRQPLAARLRPRTLDGIVGQDHLLGPGAPLRLLIEADRVSSLVLWGPAGTGKTTIAEVIAASTAKAFVARSAVSATVKDVRAELAAATQRLGEHGQGTILFLDEVHRFNKAQQDALLPAVESGLIVLVGATTENPYFEVNPPLLSRSTLFRLHPLDDEALGVLLQRGLEATGAGAAPDALEHLVTRAGGDGRAALGALEVAVALAGERAEPPEVRLADAEAAVDAAAMGYGIDDHYDVASAFIKSIRGSDPDAGLYWLARMLEAGEDPRFVARRLVILASEDVGMADPQGLLVADAAARAVEYVGLPEAALNLAHAVVYLATAPKSNRVTVALSRAREEVRSRRGEVPPHLRDAHYRGAKGLGHGEGYEYPHDDPRGWRPQQHRPDEAGEGVYYEPSPHGVEQEIHDRWLRARRQPPPGEEPEDPVR